One window of Trichoderma breve strain T069 chromosome 3, whole genome shotgun sequence genomic DNA carries:
- a CDS encoding MIF4G domain-containing protein: protein MTSPANQQTPIPATTTNAPTATSYASAAGAPKKSAQAPVVAPTSNAPLVVGSSAQTAQNAKAASSPSPVNGKQPVPPAVPAVARGSFNGSGPDHLRKGSVTMAANGPSGYVANGGSIGGAKSGIQFGYDSPAMGHSTPHVGHSAPIPVPDANNNHRVPSPAHSPAPIPQPSASGGRPPSSLQQPTNQMTFGSLGSDGDRHMRQGSVPPNSTLGNQGTHFRRESSHSVQSDSSRGNFGPQNNRPNRGSFNPHATQFNNQMGFPPNNQFRPPGQNRGMPPPFQPGMTRPYPNSPQPARSPALATLNPSLPGTPNMPPATMQPNMAMQNPPAYHYPPPMAAPHQQQVQYPFPAVATKVNLKPSIKKIKGRRERDGPLQTGRPLNSAREPCTSDVLQQPQQQPQQQQQQNQHRMNNMRPVSSGIPKDCPPPSVPLVNPPSHPASLDLSPENGGFELWLTWKNQTFGFPPQQFGQPMPYYPGGMPYMAPQPNTQAYNQQFAPPTYHQQSHSMSRSPSQPERPPKPNSFIKPRKSAAVQIKNLAGEVVDTSTFKQPASPVPSTHQTKTPPVVATSTPPQQKLDTPTHTRTDSQSPSKTAKEIQDELKAKIQAEIKAAAAKAAAGNDTKPKEEEKKEVVEEPKAEVKPEVKPEVKAQPEAAPEVKPEEKKVEPAETKVEANPEAKPEPQPEAPAKVETPAPEKPAEAAKTEEAPKAEEPAKTAEETADEELERIIREMEEADAKREAEEEERRKKRDAEKAAAKAAEEANKKSNAEEADRKLREQEREMERLEEEKEKRREAAESSGKSLSVAEALAQMRTGGDDQGKKDESAESVADKLADMSIGDKSADAAGQKEKRVAKPAALNLAPIKTSAVEPPQPSAALQSLKSARFLQVMDQDIYPEGIKSPNPALNAAVAKKGKTFKYDAAFLLQFQKVFTEQPSLQFGQQIKQLIGDGDGNRSASRGQTPSSARQGSRGGGGFPGGTFGVPTGRTLPPGTTSADRMAIASGTLPRPQVNPMASFQRPGTAFPGSSSMSRTSSQNMRNMPNSPRQSSRSTRGSRRNDIAAKEAQAAKTMPLTAGMEVKPITISATGWKASSLGKAPTAAPVPGSGQLLDPETVQRKVKAALNKMTPEKFDRIADQILLIASQSKDESDGRTLRQVIQLTFEKATDEAHWASMYAKFCKRMLETMSPDIRDENIKDKNGNVVSGGNLFRKYLLNRCQEEFERGWTSNLPEAPEEDADKKTGEAAMLSDEYYAAAAAKRRGLGLVQFIGELFKLGMLTERIMHECVHKLVDYKGIPDEAEIESLCKLLRTIGANLDETDKGRPMMDIYFQRIQGMADLPELQSRMKFMLMDVIDLRRARWVSKEANKGPKTLDEVRAEAEAAQAAKAQEAARTTQRGGPGGRPPVGRGDARNFSGNFSQPVSNQVGMDDLRRLKGSSVNRTSSSNVTLGPASMLSSRSNSGRRFGPGGALGRPGDDSNSSSRAGTPGPTSSNAFSLLATMDNDHPASPPSAGPSPLMSKAVPASDKKDNE, encoded by the exons ATGACGTCGCCTGCGAACCAGCAGACTCCGATCCCGGCGACCACCACCAACGCTCCTACGGCAACTTCATATGCCTCCGCAGCAGGTGCGCCAAAGAAGTCCGCTCAGGCGCCTGTAGTTGCGCCCACCTCCAACGCCCCCCTGGTGGTTGGCTCCTCTGCCCAGACGGCACAGAATGCCAAGGCGGCCTCATCGCCTTCTCCAGTAAACGGCAAACAGCCCGTTCCTCCCGCAGTCCCGGCCGTCGCCCGTGGCTCTTTCAACGGCTCCGGCCCCGATCACCTTCGAAAAGGCTCCGTCACCATGGCTGCCAACGGCCCTAGCGGCTACGTCGCCAATGGTGGCTCCATTGGCGGTGCCAAGTCTGGCATCCAGTTTGGCTACGACTCGCCCGCCATGGGACACAGCACTCCTCACGTCGGCCACTCTGCTCCCATCCCGGTCCCCGATGCGAACAACAACCACCGAGTGCCCTCCCCCGCCCACTCTCCTGCTCCTATCCCGCAGCCCTCTGCTAGCGGTGGCCGACCTCCGTCTAGCCTGCAGCAGCCAACGAACCAAATGACCTTTGGCAGCCTTGGTAGCGACGGTGAT CGCCATATGAGACAAGGCTCTGTGCCTCCCAACTCGACCCTGGGAAATCAGGGCACACACTTCCGCCGCGAGTCGAGCCATTCCGTCCAGAGCGACAGCAGCCGTGGCAACTTTGGCCCTCAGAACAACCGACCGAACAGAGGCTCCTTCAACCCCCATGCCACTCAGTTCAACAACCAGATGGGATTCCCTCCCAACAACCAGTTCCGACCTCCGGGCCAAAACCGCGGCATGCCTCCTCCTTTCCAGCCCGGCATGACTCGACCCTACCCGAACTCGCCTCAACCTGCTCGGAGCCCTGCTCTCGCAACCCTCAACCCTTCGCTCCCCGGCACGCCGAATATGCCTCCCGCGACGATGCAGcccaacatggccatgcaGAATCCCCCCGCATATCACTATCCGCCACCGATGGCAGctcctcatcagcaacaAGTACAGTACCCCTTTCCTGCAGTAGCAACCAAAGTGAATTTAAAGCCCAGTATCAAAAAGATAAAGGGTCGTCGTGAGCGCGACGGGCCTCTTCAAACGGGACGCCCCTTGAATTCCGCGCGCGAACCATGTACCAGCGATGTtttgcagcagccgcaacagcaaccgcaacagcagcagcagcagaatcaACATCGTATG AACAACATGCGTCCGGTTTCTAGTGGAATTCCAAAGGACTGCCCTCCTCCCTCTGTCCCCCTTGTCAACCCCCCAAGCCATCCAGCTTCGCTTGACCTTTCTCCTGAAAACGGAGGTTTTGAACTCTGGCTAACATGGAAGAATCAGACTTTCGGTTTCCCCCCGCAGCAGTTTGGCCAGCCCATGCCGTACTACCCCGGCGGGATGCCATACATGGCTCCTCAGCCCAACACCCAAGCTTACAACCAGCAGTTTGCCCCCCCTACTTACCACCAGCAGAGCCACAGCATGTCCCGATCGCCCTCGCAGCCTGAGCGACCG CCAAAGCCCAACAGCTTTATCAAGCCCAGGAAGAGTGCCGCGGTTCAAATTAAGAATCTTGCTGGCGAGGTTGTCGATACTTCAACTTTCAAGCAGCCGGCTTCTCCCGTGCCCAGCACTCACCAGACCAAGACTCCTCCCGTCGTCGCAACATCCACTCCTCCCCAGCAGAAGCTCGACACGCCCACTCACACCCGCACAGACAGCCAATCGCCGTCAAAGACAGCTAAGGAGATCCAGGACGAGTTGAAGgccaagatccaggctgAGATCAAAGCCGCTGCTGCTAAGGCCGCCGCCGGTAATGATACCAAGcccaaggaagaggagaagaaggaagtgGTAGAGGAGCCAAAGGCCGAAGTCAAGCCAGAGGTCAAGCCAGAGGTCAAGGCCCAGCCCGAGGCAGCACCCGAAGTCAAGcccgaggagaagaaggtagAGCCTGCCGAAACCAAGGTGGAGGCTAACCCTGAGGCTAAGCCCGAGCCTCAACCGGAGGCTCCCGCCAAGGTCGAGACGCCAGCCCCTGAGAAGCctgccgaggctgccaagacTGAGGAGGCCCCGAAAGCAGAGGAGCCGGCCAAGACTGCCGAGGAGACtgctgatgaagagcttgagcgAATCATCcgggagatggaggaagcgGACGCCAAGCGtgaggcagaggaagaagagcgccgTAAGAAGAGGGATGCTGAGAAGGCCGCTGCTAAGGCCGCTGAGGAAGCCAACAAAAAGTCCAATGCCGAAGAAGCGGACCGCAAGCTGCGCGAGCAGGAACGCGAGATGGAGAGactcgaagaagagaaggagaagcgacGAGAAGCCGCCGAGTCCTCTGGAAAGTCTCTCTCCGTTGCTGAAGCCCTTGCTCAGATGCGTACTGGTGGTGATGACCAGGGCAAGAAGGACGAGTCTGCTGAGTCTGTTGCTGATAAGCTCGCCGACATGAGCATTGGCGACAAGTCTGCCGATGCTGCCGGCCAAAAGGAAAAGCGAGTCGCCAAGCCCGCCGCTCTCAACCTGGCCCCTATCAAGACCAGCGCCGTGGAGCCACCTCAGCCCAGTGCTGCTCTCCAGTCTCTGAAGTCGGCTCGTTTCCTCCAGGTTATGGATCAAGACATTTACCCCGAGGGTATCAAGTCTCCTAACCCGGCCCTCAATGCCGCCGTTgcgaagaagggcaagacaTTCAAATACGACGCTGCCTTCTTGCTCCAGTTCCAGAAGGTCTTCACTGAGCAGCCTTCGCTTCAGTTCGGCCAGCAAATTAAGCAGCTgattggtgatggtgatggcaacCGATCTGCATCGCGGGGCCAGACCCCCAGCTCTGCCAGGCAAGGATCTCGTGGTGGAGGCGGTTTCCCCGGCGGCACGTTTGGCGTTCCCACTGGACGCACTCTGCCTCCAGGAACCACATCTGCCGACCGcatggccattgccagtGGCACTCTGCCGCGGCCCCAGGTCAACCCGATGGCGTCTTTCCAGCGTCCCGGCACTGCTTTCCCTGGATCCTCTTCCATGTCTCGCACTTCTTCCCAGAACATGCGCAACATGCCCAACTCTCCGCGCCAGTCCAGCAGATCCACTCGTGGTAGCCGACGCAACGACATTGCTGCTAAGGAAGCCCAGGCTGCTAAGACCATGCCTCTTACTGCCGGCATGGAGGTCAAGCCCATTACCATTTCGGCTACTGGCTGGAAGGCTTCCTCCCTTGGCAAGGCTCCTACCGCCGCTCCTGTGCCTGGCTCTGGCCAGCTCCTGGACCCTGAGACGGTTCAGCGAAAGGTCAAGGCTGCTCTCAACAAGATGACGCCAGAGAAGTTTGACCGCATTGCGGACCAGATCCTCCTCATTGCTTCACAGTCAAAGGATGAATCTGATGGACGCACGCTGCGCCAAGTCATCCAGCTCACCTTTGAGAAGGCCACCGACGAAGCTCACTGGGCTTCCATGTACGCCAAGTTCTGCAAGCGCATGCTTGAGACTATGAGCCCTGATATTCGCGATGAGAacatcaaggacaagaatGGCAACGTCGTCAGCGGTGGTAACCTCTTCCGCAAGTATCTCTTGAACCGATGCCAGGAGGAATTCGAGCGTGGCTGGACATCCAACCTGCCCGAGGCCCCTGAAGAGGACGCCGACAAGAAGACTGGAGAGGCTGCTATGCTGTCTGATGAGTActacgccgccgccgccgccaagcgACGAGGCCTTGGTCTCGTTCAGTTCATTGGAGAGCTGTTCAAGCTGGGCATGCTTACTGAGCGTATCATGCACGAGTGTGTACACAAGCTCGTCGATTATAAGGGAATTCccgacgaggccgagatcGAGTCACTTTGCAAGCTGCTCCGCACTATTGGTGCCAACCTCGACGAGACCGACAAGGGCCGTCCTATGATGGACATTTACTTCCAGCGTATTCAGGGAATGGCTGATCTACCCGAGCTACAGAGCCGTATGAAGTTCATGCTCATGGATGTCATTGATCTCCGAAGAGCCCGCTGGGTGTCCAAGGAGGCCAACAAGGGCCCCAAGACCTTGGACGAGGTTCGCGCGGAG GCCGAAGCTGCACAAGCCGCCAAGGCTCAGGAAGCGGCACGAACCACCCAGAGAGGTGGCCCTGGAGGCCGACCTCCTGTTGGCCGTGGCGATGCTCGAAACTTCTCTGGAAACTTCAGCCAGCCCGTCAGCAACCAAGTTGGCATGGACGACCTCAGACGTCTGAAGGGCTCATCTGTCAACCGAACCTCAAGCTCAAATGTCACCCTGGGCCCCGCATCTATGCTGTCCTCTCGTAGCAACAGCGGACGCCGATTTGGACCAGGTGGCGCTCTTGGTCGTCCTGGCGATGACTCCAACAGCTCGTCCCGCGCTGGAACTCCTGGCCCAACAAGCTCTAATGCTTTCAG CTTGCTAGCCACTATGGATAATGACCACCCGGCCTCCCCTCCGTCTGCTGGACCCTCGCCTCTCATGTCAAAGGCAGTCCCTGCTAgcgacaagaaggacaaTGAATAA
- a CDS encoding DNA polymerase family B domain-containing protein translates to MPKVDRRAKLAELKALRAAGKKAFESYQVEDADDLYDEVDEAGYKKIVRDRLNQDDFVVDDNGEGYADDGREDWDRVRQYESDSQGENELPVRGRPSKSAKKSREEEQAKRDANDRSISEYFTKGAGKAQPKPKVTKTKADDDFLADLLGEVDANIPAPAPRASKVERSGGERRRPRDLSPAPEPSHKKQKRVDIRLPSPEPAPVSFDDDNDFAPLIDDEPMGTAEMPMSDPAPSSPAAKVAQRKALIKQEPQSDDDDDMMEVAHAGAVKVASVNMAASRPVKKIIKEEPAVTSSPIKAPDVSVDPTSWNELTEKLNVVSTPMSESRGIGKIDHNDALEADGSLNFFWTDYTEINGSLCLFGKVLNKKTQSYVSCFVKIDNILRKLYFLPRQQRVRDGEETGEEVSMGEVYDEVDEIMTKMNVGMYKIKKCERKYAFELPEIPKEAEYMKLLYPYTKPAINMDAKGETFSHVFGTNTALFEQFVLWKNIMGPCWLKIQDADFGAIKNASHCKLEVLAEHPNMVSAISDSDNMDMPPLTLMSIALRTAFNAKENKQEVLAISARIYEKVHLSDTTPAEKLPCRTFTVIRPHGQAFPMGFDTLVKNTLAKKKNRGSIVLKKQESDLLSFFLAQVDVADPDVILGHQLEGVDYSVLLHRLFEKKVHQWSRLGRLRRTQWPSAIGKVGGNVFAERQVMAGRLLCDLANDAGKSAMFKCQTWSLTEMCSLYLTGDNRRRDVDNEVALNTWAKESQGLMDYVTHMEADTHYIAALAVSVQLLPLTKVLTNLAGNSWARTLTGTRAERNEYILLHEFHRNKYICPDKQTFKGRQKAEEENAEEEGGEGKKKDKYKGGLVFEPEKGLYDKFVLVMDFNSLYPSIIQEFNICFTTVDRTTSAEDEDAVPEVPVNQDQGILPRLIATLVSRRRQVKNLMKDKKATPEELATWDIKQLALKLTANSMYGCLGYTRSRFYARPLAILTTHKGREILRSTKDLAESKSLQVIYGDTDSVMINANVDNVADAFKVGNEFKKAVNEQYRLLEIDIDNVFRRILLQAKKKYAAINLIEKDGKFIEKMEVKGLDMRRREYCALSKEVSKHLLDDILSGDDIEVSVARIHEYLRDIATKMRDFAIPVPKYTIYTQLGKGPKEYPNADSMPQVQVALRDMARGKTVRKGDVISYIVTGTSQSSEPAPKRAYAPPDLKADPSLQPDVDWYIAKQIFPPVERLCANIAGTSTSQLAEQLGLDVRRYTSTQTQQSGSSDDLEIHPLESQIPDEVRFVDCKRLSLRCRKCKATSDFEGLMGSPDRVTASGVTCPGCSAVIPTLSVVAQVEHAVRLQTSRYYEGWLVCNDPQCGNRTRQMSVYGTCCLGPKGLARDCTGKMFYEYTEKAIYNQLVYFASLWDVDKAKTKAGDANNDLTAQEREKIRAMAEHNRVRFTTVKTVVDKYLDKCGRQWVAMDTLFTKLGFSKMLGSVSTAVAAAS, encoded by the exons ATGCCAAAGGTCGACCGCCGGGCAAAGCTcgccgagctcaaggcccTTCGTGCAGCGGGCAAGAAGGCCTTTGAGAGCTACCAGGTTGAGGATGCCGACGATCTCTATGACGAAGTGGACGAGGCCGGATACAAGAAGATTGTGCGAGATCGCCTGAATCAGGACGACTTTGTGGTCGACGACAATGGCGAGGGCTATGCCGACGACGGCCGCGAAGACTGGGACAGAGTGCGGCAGTACGAATCAGACAGCCAGGGAGAAAATGAGCTGCCAGTGCGTGGGAGGCCGAGCAAATCAG CCAAAAAGAGCCGTGAGGAAGAGCAGGCCAAGCGGGATGCCAACGACCGCAGCATCAGCGAATACTTTACCAAGGGCGCCGGTAAAGCACAGCCCAAACCAAAG GTTACCAAGAccaaggccgacgacgatTTCCTTGCCGACCTCCTCGGAGAGGTAGACGCCAATATCCCTGCTCCAGCCCCAAGGGCGTCCAAGGTCGAACGGTCTGGAGGCGAAAGGCGCAGGCCCCGAGACTTGTCCCCTGCCCCGGAACCCAGTcacaagaagcagaagcgggTTGATATTCGATTGCCGTCACCAGAGCCCGCACCTGTGAgcttcgacgacgacaacgatTTCGCACCTCTGATTGATGACGAGCCCATGGGCACAGCAGAGATGCCCATGAGCGACCCAGCACCGTCCTCACCCGCCGCCAAAGTTGCCCAACGCAAGGCCCTGATAAAGCAAGAGCCGCAgagcgacgacgatgacgataTGATGGAGGTTGCTCATGCTGGCGCTGTCAAGGTTGCCAGTGTAAACATGGCGGCTTCTCGACCAGTGAAGAAAATTATCAAGGAAGAGCCGGCCGTGACTTCGTCCCCCATCAAGGCTCCAGACGTCTCGGTCGATCCCACATCTTGGAACGAACTGACGGAGAAGCTCAACGTCGTGAGCACCCCCATGTCAGAGTCCAGGGGCATTGGCAAAATAGACCACAATGACGCCCTCGAGGCTGATGGGTCCTTGAACTTCTTCTGGACTGATTACACCGAAATCAACGGCagtctctgtctctttggCAAAGTGCTAAACAAGAAGACGCAATCATACGTCAGCTGCTTTGTCAAGATTGACAATATCCTCAGAAAACTCTACTTCTTACCCCGTCAACAGCGCGTccgagatggcgaggaaACCGGGGAGGAAGTTAGCATGGGCGAAGTCTACgacgaggttgatgagaTTATGACCAAGATGAATGTTGGCATGTACAAGATTAAAAAGTGCGAGCGGAAATATGCCTTTGAGCTGCCCGAGATTCCCAAGGAGGCAGAGTACATGAAACTCTTGTATCCCTACACGAAGCCTGCTATCAACATGGATGCAAAGGGAGAAACGTTTTCCCACGTCTTTGGCACCAACACTGCTCTATTCGAGCAGTTTGTTCTTTGGAAGAACATCATGGGTCCTTGCTGGCTCAAGATCCAAGATGCCGACTTTGGTGCCATCAAGAATGCCTCTCACTGCAAGCTTGAGGTGTTGGCTGAACACCCCAACATGGTGTCGGCCATCAGCGACTCTGACAACATGGATATGCCCCCGTTGACTCTGATGAGCATCGCTCTCCGAACCGCTTTCAATGCCAAGGAGAACAAGCAAGAAGTCCTTGCCATTAGTGCGCGAATCTACGAGAAGGTGCATCTCAGCGATACAACCCCCGCTGAGAAGCTTCCTTGCAGAACGTTTACCGTCATTCGACCTCACGGACAGGCCTTTCCCATGGGCTTTGACACGCTCGTAAAGAACACGCtcgcaaagaagaaaaaccgGGGTTCCATTGTtttgaagaagcaagaatCCGACTTGCTGAGTTTCTTCTTGGCCCAGGTTGACGTGGCGGATCCCGATGTTATTCTTGGTCACCAGCTGGAAGGTGTCGATTACAGTGTGCTCCTACATCGTCTGTTTGAGAAAAAGGTCCATCAGTGGTCGAGGCTCGGAAGACTGCGACGAACCCAGTGGCCAtctgccattggcaaggtTGGCGGCAACGTGTTTGCTGAACGTCAGGTCATGGCCGGCCGATTGCTTTGCGATCTTGCCAACGATGCAGGAAAATCTGCCATGTTCAAGTGTCAGACATGGAGCTTGACGGAAATGTGCAGCCTATATCTCACGGGTGACAACCGCCGTCGTGATGTTGACAATGAAGTTGCTCTCAACACCTGGGCCAAGGAGAGCCAGGGCCTCATGGATTACGTGACCCATATGGAAGCTGATACGCACTACATTGCCGCGCTGGCTGTCAGtgtgcagctgctgcctctcaCCAAGGTCTTAACTAACTTGGCTGGTAACTCTTGGGCTCGTACCCTGACCGGTACTCGCGCTGAGCGAAACGAATACATTCTCCTTCACGAGTTCCACCGTAACAAATACATTTGCCCCGACAAGCAGACATTCAAGGGACGGcaaaaggccgaggaggaaaatgccgaggaagagggaggtgaaggcaagaaaaaggacaagTACAAGGGTGGTCTTGTCTTTGAGCCAGAAAAGGGTCTCTATGACAAATTTGTCCTTGTCATGGATTTCAACTCTCTGTATCCTTCCATTATCCAGGAGTTTAATATTTGCTTCACCACAGTGGATAGAACAACATCG gccgaggatgaagacgcTGTCCCCGAAGTACCTGTTAACCAGGACCAGGGCATTCTCCCTAGACTCATTGCTACACTTGTcagtcgtcgtcgccaagTCAAGAATCTGATGAAAGATAAAAAGGCCACGCCCGAAGAGCTTGCCACTTGGGACATTAAACAGCTGGCCTTGAAGCTCACAGCCAACTCCATGTACGGTTGTTTGGGTTATACCCGCTCCCGTTTCTACGCTCGCCCCCTCGCCATCTTGACCACACACAAAGGCCGAGAAATTCTACGTAGCACCAAGGATCTTGCCGAGAGCAAATCTCTACAAGTCATCTACGGTGACACGGATTCCGTCATGATCAATGCCAACGTCGATAACGTTGCAGACGCTTTCAAGGTCGGCAACGAGTTCAAGAAAGCAGTCAATGAGCAGTACAGGCTGCTGGAAATTGACATTGACAATGTGTTCCGCCGCATCTTGCTgcaagccaagaagaagtaCGCTGCCATTAACCTCATTGAAAAGGATGGTAAATtcatcgagaagatggaggttAAGGGTTTGGATATGAGGCGTCGTGAGTACTGCGCGCTCTCCAAGGAAGTCTCCAAGCATCTGCTCGATGACATCTTGTCTGGAGATGACATCGAGGTTTCCGTGGCCCGCATCCACGAATATCTACGCGATATCGCTACTAAGATGCGCGACTTTGCGATTCCCGTGCCCAAGTACACCATCTACACGCAGCTCGGAAAGGGCCCCAAGGAATATCCCAATGCCGACTCCATGCCTCAAGTGCAAGTTGCCCTCCGCGACATGGCCAGGGGTAAAACTGTCCGCAAGGGTGATGTGATTTCCTACATTGTTACGGGCACCAGCCAAAGCTCAGAACCTGCGCCGAAGCGTGCTTATGCTCCTCCAGACCTCAAGGCTGATCCCTCTCTGCAGCCCGACGTGGACTGGTACATTGCCAAGCAGATCTTCCCGCCTGTGGAACGTCTTTGCGCCAATATTGCGGGCACCTCGACATCACAGCTAGCTGAACAGCTGGGTTTGGACGTTCGCCGGTATACCTCTACTCAAACACAACAGAGCGGCTCAAGCGACGATCTCGAAATTCACCCTCTCGAGTCTCAGATTCCCGACGAGGTCCGTTTCGTCGATTGTAAACGCCTCTCTCTCCGCTGCCGCAAATGCAAAGCTACATCTGACTTTGAGGGTCTTATGGGCTCCCCTGATCGCGTTACCGCATCTGGCGTCACCTGCCCTGGCTGCAGCGCAGTTATCCCGACACTATCTGTTGTAGCGCAGGTTGAACATGCGGTTCGCCTCCAGACGTCCCGGTACTACGAAGGCTGGCTCGTCTGTAATGATCCTCAGTGTGGCAATCGTACTCGGCAGATGAGCGTCTACGGCACATGCTGTTTGGGACCTAAGGGTCTGGCGCGTGACTGCACTGGCAAGATGTTTTACGAGTATACCGAAAAGGCGATATATAATCAACTAGTTTACTTTGCCAGCTTGTGGGATGTAGACAAGGCAAAGACTAAAGCTGGCGATGCTAACAATGACTTGACGGCGCAAGAACGGGAGAAGATCCGGGCGATGGCAGAGCATAACCGTGTACGCTTTACCACTGTCAAGACGGTTGTTGACAAGTATTTGGATAAGTGTGGTAGACAATGGGTTGCCATGGACACGCTGTTTACGAAGCTTGGGTTTAGCAAGATGCTGGGCTCTGTCTCgactgctgttgctgctgcctcatGA